The following coding sequences lie in one Heyndrickxia oleronia genomic window:
- the pgeF gene encoding peptidoglycan editing factor PgeF: MSEPFQKKEKEFFIIENWNQINSRLIAGFTTKLGGQSEKQFASLNFGFHVGDDQKSVQSNRKLLSKKLGFTLDHWIGAEQTHDTYIAKVDHADAGKGALDYSSSIQRTDGLYTGEEDILLTLCFADCVPLFFYAPNHHIIGVAHAGWKGTVNGIAKEMVDKWNQEGIKPEEINVVIGPSICKNCYIVDDRVIEKVNTWVEDDCPYQEISDGQYHLDLKKLNQMILLKSGVKLENIELTNYCTSCDHQEFFSHRRDHGKTGRMLSFIGLKGDI; this comes from the coding sequence ATGAGCGAACCTTTCCAAAAAAAAGAGAAAGAGTTTTTTATCATTGAAAATTGGAATCAGATAAATTCCCGGCTAATTGCTGGATTTACAACAAAGCTAGGCGGCCAAAGTGAAAAACAGTTTGCCTCATTAAATTTTGGGTTTCATGTAGGTGATGACCAAAAGAGTGTACAATCAAACCGGAAACTACTTTCCAAGAAGCTTGGATTTACTCTTGATCATTGGATAGGAGCCGAGCAAACACACGATACATATATTGCAAAAGTGGATCATGCTGATGCTGGAAAAGGAGCACTTGATTATTCAAGTAGTATCCAACGAACTGATGGACTATATACAGGTGAAGAAGATATTCTTCTCACTCTTTGTTTTGCTGATTGTGTGCCCTTATTCTTTTACGCGCCAAATCATCATATTATTGGCGTAGCTCATGCAGGCTGGAAAGGAACAGTAAATGGGATCGCCAAAGAAATGGTTGATAAATGGAATCAGGAAGGAATTAAACCAGAAGAAATTAACGTGGTAATTGGTCCATCTATTTGCAAAAATTGTTATATCGTCGATGATCGAGTGATTGAGAAAGTAAATACTTGGGTAGAAGATGATTGTCCATACCAAGAAATATCGGATGGACAATATCATTTAGATTTAAAAAAATTAAATCAAATGATTCTTTTAAAATCAGGAGTTAAATTGGAAAATATTGAACTCACTAATTATTGTACGAGTTGTGATCATCAAGAATTTTTTTCTCATCGACGTGATCATGGAAAAACAGGAAGAATGCTTAGTTTTATTGGTTTGAAAGGAGATATTTAA
- a CDS encoding YlmC/YmxH family sporulation protein: MVRISEFQVKDVVSISDGRKLGNVGDIDINLDTGKIESIIVGGSGKILGFFGKEEEFIIPWSNIVKIGADVILVRFRDQNYMQQQLSEPK, encoded by the coding sequence TTGGTGAGAATATCAGAATTCCAAGTTAAAGATGTGGTGAGTATTTCTGATGGCCGAAAATTAGGAAATGTGGGTGATATTGATATTAATCTAGATACAGGAAAAATAGAAAGTATTATCGTTGGCGGTTCTGGGAAAATACTAGGTTTCTTCGGGAAAGAGGAGGAATTTATTATACCATGGAGTAATATTGTAAAAATTGGCGCGGACGTCATTCTTGTTAGATTTCGTGATCAAAATTACATGCAACAACAATTATCAGAACCGAAATAA
- the sigG gene encoding RNA polymerase sporulation sigma factor SigG, translated as MKRNKVEICGVDTSKLPVLKNEEMRELLKKMHEGDLYAREKLVNGNLRLVLSVIQRFNNRGEYVDDLFQVGCIGLMKSIDNFDLSQNVRFSTYAVPMIIGEIRRYLRDNNPIRVSRSLRDIAYKALQVREKLMSKTSREPTAEEIAKVLEVPHEEIVFALDAIQDPVSLFEPIYNDGGDPIYVMDQLGDEKNRDTNWVEEIALQEGLRRLNDREKLIIRKRFFQGKTQMEVAEEIGISQAQVSRLEKAAIKQMNKNIQ; from the coding sequence TTGAAGCGAAATAAAGTTGAAATTTGTGGGGTCGATACATCAAAGCTTCCTGTGTTAAAAAACGAAGAGATGAGAGAATTGTTAAAAAAAATGCATGAAGGAGATTTATATGCAAGAGAGAAGCTTGTAAACGGTAATTTAAGACTTGTATTAAGTGTTATTCAGCGTTTTAATAACCGTGGTGAGTATGTAGATGATCTTTTTCAGGTAGGATGTATTGGACTAATGAAATCAATTGATAATTTTGATTTAAGTCAAAATGTGAGATTTTCTACTTATGCGGTGCCAATGATTATTGGAGAAATACGTAGATATTTACGTGACAATAATCCAATCCGTGTCTCAAGGTCACTACGAGATATTGCTTATAAAGCGCTACAAGTACGAGAAAAACTTATGAGTAAAACATCGAGGGAGCCCACAGCAGAAGAAATAGCAAAGGTATTGGAAGTACCACACGAGGAAATTGTATTTGCTCTTGATGCAATACAAGATCCAGTATCCTTATTCGAACCTATCTATAATGATGGGGGAGACCCTATTTATGTAATGGATCAGCTAGGTGATGAAAAAAATCGTGATACGAATTGGGTGGAAGAAATTGCTTTACAAGAAGGGTTGCGCAGGTTAAATGACCGAGAAAAACTCATTATTAGAAAACGATTTTTTCAAGGGAAAACGCAAATGGAAGTTGCTGAAGAAATTGGTATTTCCCAAGCTCAAGTATCACGTTTAGAAAAGGCTGCCATTAAACAAATGAATAAGAATATCCAATAG
- the sigE gene encoding RNA polymerase sporulation sigma factor SigE, whose amino-acid sequence MKKLKIKLSYYWYKVLLKLGLKTDEIYYIGGSEALPPPLTKEEEEVLLEKLPKGDMAARSLLIERNLRLVVYIARKFENTGINIEDLISIGTIGLIKAVNTFNPEKKIKLATYASRCIENEILMYLRRNNKIRSEVSFDEPLNIDWDGNELLLSDVLGTEEDIITKDIEANVDKKLLFNALHQLSPREKQIMELRFGLLGGEEKTQKDVADMLGISQSYISRLEKRIIKRLKKEFNKMV is encoded by the coding sequence ATGAAAAAATTAAAAATAAAATTATCTTATTATTGGTACAAAGTACTTTTAAAATTGGGGTTAAAAACAGATGAGATCTATTATATTGGTGGAAGTGAAGCATTGCCACCACCCTTGACAAAAGAAGAGGAGGAAGTTTTATTAGAAAAGCTGCCAAAAGGTGATATGGCTGCACGATCTTTGCTTATTGAAAGAAATTTAAGATTAGTTGTATACATTGCCCGAAAATTTGAAAATACAGGTATTAATATTGAGGATTTAATTAGTATCGGAACAATTGGATTAATAAAAGCAGTAAATACCTTTAACCCCGAAAAGAAAATAAAGTTAGCTACATATGCATCAAGATGTATCGAAAATGAAATTTTAATGTATTTGCGGAGAAATAATAAAATTCGATCAGAAGTTTCCTTTGATGAGCCATTAAACATTGATTGGGATGGGAATGAATTGTTATTATCAGATGTTCTTGGTACCGAAGAGGATATTATTACAAAAGACATCGAAGCAAATGTGGATAAAAAGTTATTATTTAATGCTCTGCACCAATTATCTCCACGTGAAAAGCAAATCATGGAGCTCAGATTTGGTCTACTCGGGGGAGAGGAGAAAACACAAAAAGATGTAGCAGATATGTTAGGTATTTCACAGTCATATATATCAAGGTTGGAAAAAAGAATCATTAAACGATTAAAAAAAGAATTTAATAAAATGGTTTAA
- the spoIIGA gene encoding sigma-E processing peptidase SpoIIGA — translation MVVYMDVIWLLNFIVDVMLLWITAIIMKRPISKWKLLLGGLIGSLLIVMSLTPLSAYAGNPFIKLLFSFVMVFTVFGYKRFKYFISNVLTFYFVTFLTGGILIGVHYFIQFDFQLQSSVLLASVRGFGDPISWLFILFGIPIAWYFSKKRIETFEITTIQFDQLVDVMVEINGVSIQVKGLIDSGNQLYDPLSRQPVMIISTQSFRNQLPTEIIEATEHSENFLQGKTELPSEWSERVRFIPAKTVSKGNQLLLAYKPDQMIIQKDHESWNVQKALISFSNHALSSEDVFQCIVHPKMLTGISIKSVS, via the coding sequence TTGGTCGTCTATATGGACGTGATATGGCTTTTAAACTTCATTGTAGACGTGATGCTACTCTGGATAACTGCCATTATAATGAAACGTCCAATATCAAAATGGAAGCTTTTACTTGGAGGTTTAATCGGATCTTTACTAATTGTTATGAGCCTGACTCCGTTATCAGCTTATGCAGGAAACCCATTCATCAAATTACTTTTTTCCTTCGTAATGGTCTTTACAGTTTTTGGTTATAAACGCTTTAAATATTTTATATCCAATGTTCTTACCTTTTATTTTGTTACTTTCTTAACTGGTGGCATTTTAATCGGAGTTCATTATTTTATTCAATTTGATTTTCAATTGCAAAGTTCAGTTTTATTAGCATCAGTTAGAGGATTCGGTGATCCGATTAGTTGGCTGTTCATACTATTTGGCATTCCAATTGCGTGGTATTTCTCTAAGAAAAGGATTGAAACATTTGAAATAACGACCATTCAATTTGATCAATTAGTAGATGTCATGGTCGAGATAAATGGAGTTTCTATTCAAGTGAAAGGTCTTATAGATAGTGGAAACCAGCTTTACGATCCATTATCAAGGCAGCCTGTAATGATCATCTCAACCCAATCATTTAGAAATCAGCTTCCTACGGAAATTATAGAGGCTACAGAGCATTCAGAGAATTTTTTGCAAGGGAAAACGGAATTACCTTCCGAATGGAGTGAAAGAGTTCGATTCATACCTGCAAAGACTGTTAGTAAAGGAAATCAACTTTTGCTTGCGTATAAACCCGATCAAATGATAATTCAAAAAGATCATGAAAGCTGGAATGTACAAAAAGCGTTAATATCATTTTCAAATCATGCCTTATCAAGTGAAGATGTATTCCAATGCATCGTTCATCCCAAAATGTTAACAGGAATCTCAATAAAATCAGTATCTTAA
- the ftsZ gene encoding cell division protein FtsZ — protein sequence MLEFDTNLDSLATIKVIGVGGGGNNAVNRMIEHDVQGVEFIAVNTDAQALNLSKAEIKMQIGAKLTRGLGAGANPEVGKKAAEESKEQIEEALRGADMVFVTAGMGGGTGTGAAPVIAQIARDLGALTVGVVTRPFSFEGRKRATQAAGGIASMKEAVDTLIVIPNDRLLEIVDKSTPMLEAFREADNVLRQGVQGISDLIATPGLINLDFADVKTIMTNKGSALMGIGVATGENRAAEAAKKAISSPLLEKSIDGAQGVLMNITGGVNLSLYEVQEAADIVASASDQEVNMIFGSVINEDLKDEIVVTVIATGFTEEIGQQKPVSRPSFGVGQQKQPVNPTVKREREPKREEVQEPIRQVHQQVEDTLDIPTFLRNRNRRNQ from the coding sequence ATGCTGGAATTCGATACAAATTTAGATTCATTAGCAACGATAAAAGTAATAGGCGTAGGCGGTGGCGGTAATAATGCTGTAAACCGTATGATCGAACATGATGTTCAAGGTGTTGAATTTATTGCTGTTAATACTGATGCGCAAGCTTTAAATCTATCAAAAGCTGAAATTAAAATGCAAATTGGTGCAAAATTAACGAGAGGATTAGGTGCAGGGGCTAATCCTGAAGTGGGAAAAAAGGCTGCTGAAGAAAGCAAGGAACAAATTGAAGAAGCTTTAAGAGGAGCAGATATGGTCTTTGTTACTGCTGGTATGGGCGGCGGTACAGGAACTGGTGCGGCACCTGTCATTGCACAAATAGCTAGAGATTTAGGTGCTTTAACTGTCGGTGTTGTTACAAGACCATTTTCTTTTGAAGGTAGAAAACGTGCAACACAAGCTGCAGGCGGTATTGCTTCAATGAAGGAAGCAGTAGATACCCTTATCGTTATTCCTAATGATCGATTATTAGAGATTGTTGATAAGAGTACTCCAATGCTTGAAGCATTCCGTGAAGCAGATAATGTACTTCGTCAAGGGGTTCAAGGTATTTCAGATTTAATCGCAACTCCAGGATTAATTAATCTTGACTTTGCTGATGTTAAAACGATAATGACCAATAAGGGTTCTGCACTTATGGGTATTGGTGTGGCAACAGGTGAAAATCGTGCTGCAGAAGCAGCGAAAAAGGCAATTTCTTCTCCACTTCTTGAAAAATCAATTGATGGGGCACAAGGTGTGTTAATGAATATTACTGGTGGAGTAAATCTAAGTCTTTACGAAGTTCAAGAGGCAGCCGATATTGTTGCTTCTGCTTCTGATCAGGAAGTAAATATGATTTTTGGATCAGTAATCAATGAAGATCTAAAAGATGAAATTGTTGTAACAGTGATTGCAACAGGATTTACAGAAGAAATTGGACAGCAAAAACCTGTAAGTAGACCATCCTTCGGTGTTGGACAGCAAAAGCAACCTGTTAATCCAACGGTTAAACGTGAACGTGAACCAAAGCGTGAAGAAGTACAGGAACCTATTCGACAAGTACATCAACAAGTGGAGGATACTTTAGATATCCCTACATTTTTAAGAAATAGAAATCGTAGAAATCAATAG
- the ftsA gene encoding cell division protein FtsA, translating to MNNNEIYVSLDIGTSSVKVIIGEMVNDSLNIIGVGNVKSEGIRKGSIVDIDETVKSIRKAVEQAERMIGMNINHVIVGIAGNHVMLQSCHGVVAVSSENREITDEDVARVMDAAQVISIPPEREIINVIPRQFIVDGLDEINDPRGMIGVRLEMEGTIVTGSKTILHNTLRCVERAGLEITEIVLQPLAAGAVALSKDEKNLGTVLIDIGGGSTTLAVFENGFIKSTNVLPIGGEHITKDLSIVLRTSTEDAERIKVKNGHAFSEDAEADEVFSVPIIGSDQHQQFNQLEISDIIEARLEEVFDFVLEELKRMGMVDLPGGIVLTGGSVNLPGVMELAASVFQNRVRIAIPDYIGVREPQYTTAVGLIQYAYKNARLQGRNVSAAPAHFEHVEKKSAKKPQPKQKTEKQPEEKISTRMKKFFGYFFE from the coding sequence ATGAACAACAATGAAATATATGTAAGTCTTGACATCGGTACATCCAGCGTTAAAGTGATTATTGGTGAGATGGTAAACGACTCACTGAATATCATTGGTGTTGGGAATGTAAAGTCCGAAGGAATTAGAAAAGGTTCTATTGTTGATATAGATGAGACAGTTAAATCTATTCGAAAAGCAGTTGAGCAAGCAGAAAGAATGATAGGCATGAATATCAATCATGTCATCGTTGGAATAGCAGGAAACCATGTGATGCTTCAAAGCTGTCATGGGGTAGTAGCTGTTTCTAGTGAAAATCGAGAAATAACTGATGAAGATGTGGCAAGAGTCATGGATGCGGCACAAGTCATTTCGATTCCACCTGAACGAGAAATTATTAATGTAATCCCTAGACAATTTATTGTAGATGGGTTAGATGAAATAAATGATCCACGTGGAATGATAGGGGTTCGCTTGGAAATGGAAGGCACCATTGTCACAGGATCAAAAACTATATTACATAACACATTACGTTGTGTTGAAAGGGCAGGTTTAGAAATAACTGAAATTGTCCTTCAACCATTGGCAGCAGGGGCAGTCGCTTTATCTAAAGATGAGAAAAACCTTGGCACTGTTTTAATCGATATTGGGGGAGGTTCTACCACTCTAGCTGTTTTTGAAAATGGCTTTATAAAAAGCACTAATGTACTTCCGATAGGCGGAGAACATATAACAAAGGACCTATCGATTGTACTTAGAACTTCAACGGAAGATGCTGAACGAATTAAGGTAAAAAATGGACATGCCTTTAGTGAAGATGCAGAAGCTGATGAAGTATTTAGTGTCCCAATTATAGGTAGCGATCAACATCAGCAATTTAATCAATTAGAAATATCTGATATTATAGAAGCTAGATTAGAAGAAGTTTTTGACTTTGTTTTAGAAGAGTTGAAACGCATGGGAATGGTAGATCTCCCTGGTGGAATAGTATTAACCGGTGGAAGTGTCAATCTACCAGGTGTTATGGAATTAGCTGCCTCGGTATTTCAAAACCGTGTAAGAATAGCAATACCTGATTATATTGGTGTAAGAGAACCTCAATATACTACTGCGGTTGGATTGATCCAATATGCTTATAAGAATGCTAGATTGCAAGGGCGAAATGTCAGTGCAGCACCTGCTCATTTTGAACATGTCGAAAAAAAGTCAGCTAAAAAGCCGCAACCAAAGCAAAAAACGGAAAAACAACCAGAAGAGAAAATTTCGACAAGAATGAAAAAATTCTTTGGCTACTTTTTTGAGTAA
- a CDS encoding small basic family protein — protein sequence MWLPVFGLIIGIILGLLTDIRIPEEYANYLSIAVLAALDTLFGGIRAYLQNIYETMVFVSGFFFNIILAASLAFLGVHLGVDLYLAAIFAFGVRLFQNIAVIRRILLAKWTTKKGNMKKS from the coding sequence ATGTGGCTACCAGTTTTTGGTCTAATAATAGGGATTATTTTAGGATTATTAACAGATATCCGTATCCCTGAAGAATATGCCAACTATCTCTCCATAGCTGTCCTAGCGGCATTAGACACATTATTTGGGGGGATTCGAGCCTATCTTCAAAACATCTACGAAACGATGGTTTTTGTTTCAGGTTTCTTTTTTAATATAATTCTTGCTGCAAGTTTAGCTTTTCTAGGAGTTCATCTTGGTGTAGACTTATATTTAGCTGCAATATTTGCCTTTGGAGTAAGACTGTTTCAAAATATTGCAGTTATTCGAAGAATATTACTTGCTAAATGGACGACTAAAAAAGGAAATATGAAAAAAAGTTAA